From a region of the Tachypleus tridentatus isolate NWPU-2018 chromosome 1, ASM421037v1, whole genome shotgun sequence genome:
- the LOC143251315 gene encoding selenoprotein N-like: protein MSKRTTFIAILIVIFLAYLGHYLYELLEKNIVIESNVYQEHDNWQLQVFNGIDKNNDGVLSYEEFLPFLDQTNYRHLIASEDANSEKKTEYEVQEEINIGLKPDEEKVTIECFFKPLVLTSLTKDVFHMDPNHSRVLEGLLQWKKPHHLWQEFAVSNFYIFLPPSDLYLGKSWWIIPSELDTYSGQLSSSRMLPPKVKPHLKLLHAMLGMFHKNVFLHSRFAPQGMTAVVRAMNEEYIDILFRLHAEFQLNEPPKYPFWFTPAQFRGQLIISRSGNVIKHFKMEVPTDRKLNVDMEWLNGPSETEDMEVDIGYIPQMSLEYIDSSFSKERQNIQTSQDAHHDKEVNEVLQWTQEIPYKEAYKLLERLMYPFKQVTYYNFTDAFSRAQTYNKLVHAVLLWGALDDQSCUGSGRTLRDGALASPPNLQLLQNYFVSTWALVSDLEILKSRNPPDLESHLAESVLKDYNFPVESLVVFPNGTVVHHINANTLLDFGDQIIDFSILKGFHDPVEKEYHSFLKEALRRADSFLQESEKRHDEL, encoded by the exons ATGAGTAAACGAACTACTTTTATTGCAATATTGATAGTTATTTTTCTGGCATACTTGGGACATTACTTATAtgaactgttagagaaaaacataGTTATTGAAAGTAATGTTTATCAAGAACATGATAATTGGCAGTTACAAGTATTTAATGGTATCGACAAAAATAATGATGGAGTGTTAAGCTACGAAGAGTTTCTTCCATTTTTGGACCAAACAAATTATAGACATCTTATAGCGTCAGAGGATGccaattcagaaaaaaaaactgagtATGAG GttcaagaagaaataaatataggCTTAAAACCAGATGAAGAAAAAGTCActattgaatgtttttttaaaccaCTTGTGTTGACATCCTTAACCAAAGATGTTTTCCATATGGATCCA AATCATTCAAGGGTGTTGGAAGGTCTTCTGCAGTGGAAGAAGCCTCACCATCTTTGGCAGGAATTTgccgtttctaatttttatatatttcttcctCCATCTGATCTATACCTTGGAAAATCTTGGTGGATAATACCATCAGAGCTAGATACTTATTCTGGTCAGCTGTCCAGTTCAAGAATGCTTCCTCCAAAAGTCAAACCTCATCTAAAATTGTTACATGCAATGCTTGGAATGTTTCACAAAAATGTATTCCTTCACTCCCGTTTTGCACCTCAAGGAATGACTGCAGTTGTTCGAGCAATGAATGAAGAATACATAGATATCCTTTTCAG gcTTCATGCAGAATTTCAGTTGAATGAACCACCAAAATATCCATTTTGGTTTACTCCAGCACAGTTTAGAGGGCAATTAATTATTAGTAGAAGTGGcaatgttattaaacattttaaaatggaaGTTCCAACAGACAGGAAACTTAATGTTG ACATGGAATGGTTGAATGGACCTAGTGAGACTGAGGACATGGAAGTTGATATTGGGTATATTCCTCAAATGTCATTAGAATATATTGATTCCTCATTCAGCAAAGAAAGACAGAATATTCAGACTAGTCAAGATGCACATCATGATAAAGAAGTTAATGAGGTGTTACAGTGGACACAGGAGATACCATATAAGGAAGCCTATAAGCTTTTAGAGAGACTAATGTATCCATTTAAACAG gtCACATACTATAATTTCACAGATGCTTTTAGTCGAGCACAAACTTACAACAAACTTGTTCATGCTGTGTTACTTTGGGGAGCTTTAGATGACCAATCCTGCTGAGGATCTGGGCGGACTTTGCGAGATGGAGCTCTTGCAAGTCCGCCCAATCTTCAActtcttcaaaattattttgttagcaCTTGGGCATTGGTGTCAGATTTAGaa ATCTTGAAATCCAGAAATCCACCTGACCTGGAATCCCATCTTGCTGAATCTGTTCTTAAAGATTATAATTTCCCAGTGGAATCTTTGGTTGTCTTCCCAAATGGAACAGTTGTTCATCATATTAATGCTAACACACTTCTTGATTTTGGTGATCAAATTATTGATTTCTCAATCTTGAAAGG ATTTCATGACCCTGTGGAAAAAGAATATCACAGCTTTTTGAAAGAAGCCTTAAGAAGAGCTGATTCATTTCTACAAGAATCAGAAAAAAGGCATGATGAACTTTAg